One window from the genome of Marinilabiliales bacterium encodes:
- a CDS encoding class A beta-lactamase-related serine hydrolase, protein MRRLFTRGIFLKIILFTCFYLWDVAMSSSGGSTTDRVLRSEQIQPISYSINNQLSDLDDFRDVEYNLAFLLGKFDMKGASVAVAKDGRLVYARGIGYANTESNELVEPRHMFRVASISKLITATAIMYMAESGMLSLKDNVFGHDGILNDSIYLDYTDNRVERITVLQLLNHSAGWNRRFGDHMFMPHTVARSLGTDPPVEVPDIIRFALGKRLHYTPGTRTSYSNLGYAILGEVISKVSGMGYEEYVRQAVLYPLGIQDMRIGGNLEEERFENEVRYYEQDNAIRVNSFFSVDSIVPKSYGGNDIRTLGAAGGWIASPAELLRLVVAIDGNPRVPDILSAESIKLMTDSGLSGGHTIGWTGTDARGNWWRTGTFAGTSALVMRQNNGLTWAVFFNSSTYRGTTLAREITREVQTALNRIKEWPDHDLFYHLETMPFLYPDIAELR, encoded by the coding sequence ATGAGAAGATTATTTACGAGGGGAATCTTTTTAAAGATAATTCTGTTTACCTGTTTTTATTTATGGGATGTAGCCATGAGTTCATCGGGCGGAAGTACTACCGACAGGGTGCTTCGTTCAGAGCAGATACAGCCTATTTCATACAGTATTAATAATCAGTTATCAGACCTTGATGACTTCAGGGATGTGGAATACAACCTTGCTTTTCTGCTCGGAAAGTTTGATATGAAAGGGGCTTCAGTTGCAGTGGCTAAGGACGGCAGACTTGTATATGCCAGGGGGATTGGCTATGCCAACACCGAATCCAATGAACTTGTTGAACCAAGGCACATGTTCAGGGTGGCCAGTATTTCGAAGCTAATAACCGCTACTGCGATAATGTATATGGCCGAATCAGGAATGCTTTCCCTAAAGGATAATGTATTCGGGCATGATGGTATCCTGAACGATTCCATCTACCTCGATTATACCGACAACCGTGTGGAGAGAATTACGGTCCTGCAACTGCTAAATCATTCTGCCGGGTGGAACAGGCGTTTCGGCGATCATATGTTCATGCCGCATACTGTTGCAAGAAGCCTCGGTACTGATCCCCCTGTTGAGGTGCCGGATATAATCCGCTTCGCCCTGGGCAAAAGGCTGCATTACACACCGGGGACCCGGACCAGCTATTCAAACCTGGGGTATGCAATCCTGGGCGAGGTTATATCCAAAGTCTCGGGAATGGGGTATGAGGAATATGTCAGGCAGGCTGTTCTTTATCCTCTTGGCATACAGGATATGCGTATTGGCGGCAATCTCGAGGAGGAGCGTTTTGAAAATGAGGTAAGGTATTATGAGCAGGATAATGCAATAAGGGTTAACTCATTTTTCAGTGTAGACTCTATTGTACCTAAATCATATGGTGGCAATGATATAAGAACACTGGGTGCAGCAGGGGGGTGGATAGCATCTCCTGCCGAACTGCTCAGGCTTGTGGTTGCAATAGACGGGAATCCTCGTGTTCCCGATATCCTTTCGGCCGAGAGTATTAAGCTGATGACAGACTCAGGGTTGTCAGGAGGTCATACGATCGGATGGACAGGAACAGACGCGAGGGGCAACTGGTGGCGTACAGGAACCTTTGCCGGGACATCTGCCCTTGTGATGCGACAGAACAACGGGCTTACCTGGGCAGTATTTTTCAATTCAAGCACTTACAGGGGGACTACACTGGCACGGGAAATAACCCGTGAGGTTCAGACAGCACTTAACAGGATAAAAGAGTGGCCGGATCACGACCTGTTCTACCATCTTGAGACCATGCCTTTCCTTTACCCTGACATTGCCGAACTCAGGTAA
- a CDS encoding thioredoxin family protein, with amino-acid sequence MKKIVLLFTFSIVALAMVTAQGYSVGDKAADFRLKNVDGNYVSMSDYPDAKGFVVVFTCNHCPYAVAYEDRLIELDKKYSPKGFPVIAINPNDPAAEPRDSYELMQVRAREKGFTFPYLFDDGQKVYPVYGATRTPHIFLLNREGNDLVVAYIGAIDDNYRDANAVEERYLANAIDALLEGRSPDPDFTRAIGCTIKVAN; translated from the coding sequence ATGAAAAAGATCGTGTTGTTATTTACGTTTTCAATTGTGGCATTAGCCATGGTCACTGCACAGGGTTACAGTGTAGGAGACAAGGCTGCCGATTTCAGGCTTAAGAATGTTGACGGAAATTATGTAAGCATGAGCGACTACCCCGATGCCAAAGGCTTTGTGGTGGTTTTTACATGCAATCACTGCCCGTATGCGGTTGCCTATGAGGACAGGTTGATCGAGCTGGACAAGAAGTACAGTCCGAAAGGCTTCCCGGTTATTGCTATAAATCCGAACGATCCTGCAGCAGAGCCTCGTGATTCCTATGAGCTCATGCAGGTTAGAGCCAGGGAAAAAGGGTTTACGTTTCCATACCTTTTTGATGATGGCCAGAAGGTTTATCCGGTTTACGGTGCAACAAGAACACCGCATATTTTTCTGCTGAACAGGGAGGGTAATGATCTTGTTGTTGCATATATCGGAGCGATCGACGACAACTACAGGGATGCTAATGCCGTAGAAGAGAGGTACCTGGCAAATGCGATTGACGCTCTCCTTGAGGGTCGCAGTCCTGACCCGGACTTTACCCGTGCAATCGGTTGCACTATAAAGGTTGCAAACTGA